GGTTGTGGCTGGATGTCAATCATTTTGTCTTGTCGGTGGTCATTGTTTTGACCGGACTGTTTGCCGTAGCTTACCGCATCCGACACAGCATGACCAAACAACGACCGCATGCGGCGCTGTCTGCCTGGACGAATCTTTTGTTGATTTTTCTCCTTACGGTCATGGTTTGTGGAATTTTGATGATCGTCAAAATACCGACCCTTGAACGCGTTACCCGCTGGGCATACTCTATGTTCGATTTGTCTCTGCTGATAATTTTGCTCGGTGCATTGTTTACTTTTTATCCGCCGATATTGCAAAGGGCAGTTCGACGGCATCGATCATACAAATCCCTATAACGGCAAAGGCTAAATGAAACGCCGATTCGGCAACACCTTTTGAATAGGATAAAGGAGGGCTGCGGCGGTCAAGTTAAAAAAGAAAAGGCCTGCTGATAAAGCAGGCCTTCTATTTTTGCGTCGGGGCGAGAAGATTTGAACTTCCGACCCCTTGACCCCCAGTCAAGTGCGCTAACCGGACTGCGCTACGCCCCGATGCTTTCCGAGCCCTCTTTTTCTTCAATACGGGACTCGCTCTCTGTCGCGTTCTGCTGCAAAATTTCCAAGCACTCTTTCAAGCCGGCGTAAATTTCATCCAAAATGCCGTTTCCGGCAGGTTCTCGGAAGATCGACAGCTGCCCGTTCAATTCATTGTTCTGCCGCATTTCGCGCAGTTTTCTTCGGGCGCCTTCGATCGTATATCTATCCTCGTACAGAAGTCTCTTGATCGCAAAAATCAGTTGGATATCGCTCTTTTTATAGATGCGATTGCCGGCCCGATTTTTATTGGGCTTGAGTTCCGGAAACTCACTTTCCCAATAGCGCAGGACATACGGTTTTAACCCTGTTATTGCGCTGACCTCGGCGATTGAATAGTACAATCGCCTGATCGCTTGCTCTTCCATGCGCCGCCTCTGACGAGGTTCTGCTGCAGAACAACAACTGAAAATAACGAGAAACAATGAAAAACGCAAGCGCGAAATTTTTCACCAGCCCTCCTGAACTTATCACAAACGACCGTTTGCAACCTTTCCCTATCGGCTGCGCTCCTGGATGATTTTTTACGATTTTTATTTTGCGATTGCTGCATAAAATTTGTAAAAAAGAATGCATGAATCAGAAAAGAAAGGGCAAGCATGAAAATCTGTAGGGCGTTATCTCCATTTCTTGTTTTTGCACTGACCTCTGCGCCGCTTTTCGGTCAGTCTCCCGTCCCGACCGACGCGATACTCGACAAGATCGCAACCGGCTTTCAATTCGTAGAAGGCCCCCTTTGGCATCCGCAGGGATTTTTGATCTTTTCCGATATTCCGGCCAGTACGGTCTATCAATGGAATCCTGTTGACGGGAAGATAAATATTTTCTATAGTCCTTCCGGAAATTCCAACGGTTTAGCCCTGGACCTTCAGGGGAATGTTTTACTGTGCCAGCACGGCCTGCGCCGAGTGTCGCGGCTGAACCCCGACGGTACCGAGACCGCTTTGGCGGAGCGGTATCAGGGCAAGCGCCTCAATAGTCCCAATGACCTGGCGGTCAAGAGAGACGGTTGGATCTATTTTACCGATCCCCCTTACGGCATAAATGCTCCGCAGGAAGAGCTCAAATTCTATGGTATCTTTTGTTTGTCTCCTCAGGGAGATTTGATCCTACTGGATAAATCGCTTACCCGACCCAACGGCATCTGCTTTTCGCCGGATGAAAAAAAGCTTTACGTCAATGACTCGCAGGCGCTGCGCATTTACGTATGGGATGTCAAAGAAGATCATACGATTGCCAATAAAAAGCTCTTTTACGCCATGACCGGCAGCGGCGCCGCGGACGGCATGAAAACGGACACGGAAGGCAAACTATACTGCAGCGGTCCTGGCGGAGTGTGGATTTTTTCGCCTGACGGAAAAGTAATCGATAAAATCAAAGTTCCTGAAACGGTAACCAATCTGAATTGGGGCGATGCGGATTATCGCACCCTTTACATTACTGCTGGCGTTTCCGTCTACTCGATTCGCCTCGATGCCGTGGGTGCGGGCATTCAGGAGACACCGCCTTCCGCCCTGAAAGGCTTTGAGCTGCTGCCGAACTATCCCAATCCGTTCAACTCCGGCACCACGCTGTCATTTCGACTGGATCAGACTGCGCATGTCTCTCTCTCGATCCATGACGCTCTCGGGCGTGAAGTCAAGTCGTTGCAAAACGGCTTTATGCCCGCCGGTCTGCATCGTTTTGAGTTTCCGGCAATCGACGGCGACGGCAATCCGCTGCCGACGGGCATCTATTTCTCTCGGCTGCAGGTGGAACAAGAAATCCAAATGAGGAAGATGGCCCTTATTCGATAAGGAGGAATTATGGCGGCCTCTCGTCGTCAATTTCTCAAGATGGCCGGCGCAGCAGCCGTTGCGGGGGGCGCCTGGATAACCTGTAGGGAACCGGAACGCCCCAACATCCTGTGGATCACCAGCGAAGACAACAGCCCTCTCTTCGGCTGTTACGGCGACACCTTTGCCACAACGCCGAACTTTGACCGGCTTGCCAAAGAAAGCGTCGTATTCGATAACGCTTTTGCCACCTCTCCGGTTTGCGCGCCGGCGCGCAATTGCCTGGTCACCGGCGTCTATCCGGCGAGCACCGGCACCGAGCCCATGCGCAGCCGCTACCCGCTGCCGACGTTTATAAAGCCCTATCCGCTTTATCTGCGCGAGGCCGGATATTACTGCACGAACAATGTCAAAACCGATTACAATTTTCTCGGCGACGATGCCTCTTATTGGGATGAATGCAGTACA
This region of candidate division KSB1 bacterium genomic DNA includes:
- a CDS encoding MerR family transcriptional regulator gives rise to the protein MEEQAIRRLYYSIAEVSAITGLKPYVLRYWESEFPELKPNKNRAGNRIYKKSDIQLIFAIKRLLYEDRYTIEGARRKLREMRQNNELNGQLSIFREPAGNGILDEIYAGLKECLEILQQNATESESRIEEKEGSESIGA
- a CDS encoding SMP-30/gluconolactonase/LRE family protein, which translates into the protein MKICRALSPFLVFALTSAPLFGQSPVPTDAILDKIATGFQFVEGPLWHPQGFLIFSDIPASTVYQWNPVDGKINIFYSPSGNSNGLALDLQGNVLLCQHGLRRVSRLNPDGTETALAERYQGKRLNSPNDLAVKRDGWIYFTDPPYGINAPQEELKFYGIFCLSPQGDLILLDKSLTRPNGICFSPDEKKLYVNDSQALRIYVWDVKEDHTIANKKLFYAMTGSGAADGMKTDTEGKLYCSGPGGVWIFSPDGKVIDKIKVPETVTNLNWGDADYRTLYITAGVSVYSIRLDAVGAGIQETPPSALKGFELLPNYPNPFNSGTTLSFRLDQTAHVSLSIHDALGREVKSLQNGFMPAGLHRFEFPAIDGDGNPLPTGIYFSRLQVEQEIQMRKMALIR